One Chloroflexota bacterium genomic region harbors:
- a CDS encoding zinc ribbon domain-containing protein, producing MAMRKFRCADCGHTFEVAYGTGTPGASMTCPNCGSKNVHRAEEDRGYNRGGRGAGRGRGPASAGRGRGGAGRGPRWV from the coding sequence ATGGCGATGCGAAAATTCCGCTGCGCCGACTGCGGCCACACGTTTGAGGTGGCCTATGGCACGGGCACGCCTGGGGCGTCCATGACCTGCCCGAACTGCGGCAGCAAGAACGTGCACCGCGCCGAGGAGGACCGCGGCTACAACCGTGGCGGGCGTGGGGCTGGCAGGGGCCGGGGTCCCGCCAGCGCCGGCCGAGGCCGTGGCGGAGCCGGGCGCGGGCCCAGGTGGGTGTAG